The following proteins come from a genomic window of Neptunomonas concharum:
- a CDS encoding sodium-dependent transporter, with the protein MTEVSQTYTEDASVAEARKDHPMWSSRLAFILAASGSAVGLGNIWKFPYITGENGGGAFVIVYLLCIALIGIPIMIAEVMIGRRGERSPINTMRMLAQRDGLSQRWSWIGWTGIVCSFLILSFYSVIGGWALSYTGHAVSGVFSGASADDIGAMFGGLLSDPWTLLLWHSVFMVLVIVIVAGGIRSGMEKAINILMPLLFLLLLVMVGYALNSGEFMQGFNFLFQPDFSKLSTEGVLTALGHAFFTLSLGMGVMMAYGSYLPKKVSIVKTAVTVSIVDTAVALLAGLAIFPLVFANGLEAGAGPGLIFQTLPLAFGQMTGGVLFGSLFFALLVVAAVTSAISLLEPVVEWLEEQKGISRLSGALIGGISIWLLGMMTILSFNEWANFFPLEFIPAFEGKTVFDLLDYVTANLLMPLGGLFIAIFAGWFMSKQAVKNQLGLGEGAAYQSFMFVLKFITPIAVATVFIYNLS; encoded by the coding sequence GTGACTGAAGTTAGCCAAACCTATACCGAAGATGCTTCCGTGGCGGAAGCACGTAAAGATCACCCTATGTGGTCTTCTCGACTTGCTTTTATTCTTGCTGCCAGCGGCTCTGCTGTTGGACTTGGGAATATTTGGAAGTTTCCTTACATTACTGGCGAAAACGGTGGCGGTGCCTTTGTTATCGTCTACTTGCTTTGTATCGCCCTTATCGGCATTCCCATTATGATTGCCGAGGTTATGATAGGGCGGCGTGGTGAACGAAGCCCTATTAACACCATGCGTATGCTCGCCCAACGGGATGGACTCTCCCAGCGCTGGAGCTGGATCGGTTGGACGGGTATTGTATGCTCATTCCTGATTCTATCCTTCTACTCCGTTATTGGTGGTTGGGCACTCTCCTACACCGGACATGCGGTAAGCGGTGTTTTCTCAGGCGCATCCGCCGATGATATTGGTGCTATGTTTGGTGGGCTTTTGTCAGACCCTTGGACACTTTTACTTTGGCACTCTGTATTCATGGTGCTCGTCATTGTGATCGTAGCTGGCGGTATTCGCTCTGGCATGGAAAAGGCAATTAACATTTTAATGCCACTGCTGTTTCTTCTCTTACTCGTGATGGTTGGCTACGCGCTCAATAGTGGCGAGTTTATGCAAGGCTTTAACTTCCTATTTCAGCCAGATTTTTCAAAACTCAGTACTGAAGGTGTTCTAACTGCATTAGGCCATGCCTTTTTCACATTAAGCCTAGGTATGGGCGTTATGATGGCTTATGGCTCTTATCTGCCTAAGAAGGTATCCATTGTTAAAACAGCAGTAACGGTTTCCATTGTGGATACAGCGGTCGCTTTATTAGCCGGGTTAGCTATTTTTCCCCTCGTGTTTGCGAATGGGTTGGAAGCAGGTGCGGGCCCTGGTCTGATCTTTCAGACATTACCCCTTGCCTTTGGACAAATGACAGGTGGTGTTCTATTTGGCTCGCTGTTTTTTGCATTATTAGTCGTTGCCGCCGTAACATCGGCTATCTCTTTGCTTGAGCCTGTCGTTGAGTGGCTGGAAGAGCAGAAAGGCATTAGCCGCCTTTCCGGCGCGCTGATCGGCGGTATCTCGATTTGGCTACTCGGCATGATGACGATTTTATCATTTAACGAGTGGGCTAACTTCTTCCCATTGGAGTTTATTCCCGCGTTCGAAGGTAAAACTGTCTTTGATCTGCTCGATTACGTTACTGCCAATTTACTGATGCCTTTAGGGGGTCTATTTATCGCGATCTTTGCAGGCTGGTTTATGAGCAAACAAGCCGTCAAAAACCAACTTGGACTTGGAGAAGGCGCGGCTTACCAGAGTTTCATGTTTGTATTGAAATTTATTACCCCCATCGCTGTAGCCACAGTCTTTATCTATAATCTTAGTTGA